The Rhodococcus triatomae genome includes a window with the following:
- a CDS encoding arabinosyltransferase domain-containing protein, with translation MTDSAVDDPIRPPTPAIEKTVPDLSKPRLLAVLASLIAIVSTLSIPFLPVQQEAASLSWPQDGTTTGVEAPLVSYAPLSLDADIPCTAVAPLAAGGGGVLLSTAPPGAADAERYGLVARVTAGEPAQLQVTVRDRIMLSEPVTTLTDCTVEIRADSSRTTVGVSDRAPTVFEGDLRPQMVGIFTDLDGAAPTGMRVDAELDSRFSSSPSAIKLVAMVVGILATALALLALHRLDASDGRRSRRFLPQRWWSFTGLDAVVIGTLVLWHFIGATTSDDGYQFTMARASEHAGYMSNYFRWFGVPEAPFGTPYYDLLALMANVSTASPWMRLPALLAGIVGWLVISREVAPRLGAAVRGSRIPLWTGALVFLAFWLPYNNGLRPEPIVAVGVLLTWCSVERAIATRRLLPAAAAILIGAITVTSGPSGLICFGALIAGARPVIQIVTARARSIGYLAAVGPLIAAGTVILAVVFSDQTLAAVLQMQKVHAIGPDEPWFGEHMRYQWLFNISADGSLARRFGVLVMILSILVCTLVMLRKGGRIPGTSAGPSRRIVGITLAAMLLMMFTPTKWTHHFGIYAGLAGSLAILTAVAVAPAVMRSRRNRALFGAAVLFVLALSFTGSNGWWYVSAYSVPWWDKPVSIAGLGAGTILLAATVAMLLLAAWCFFREPFRGGDEPVSRWWAIPPLTVAAAAMVLFEVLSLSKGAVSQYPAFSLARSNVEAVAGDSCGLARDVLVETDPNASMLMPLTGDVPGALGAETNVGFDPNGVAGDLRADEQAASEGMANSVDNEDGQSSSAAGTGGGQGAVGVNASTVALPFGLDPATTPVLGSFGFPEPASLTSSWYQLDRDGDIISIAVAGSVRSVNSDGIVTDGPSVEVEYGSRRTDGAVDVLGRAQPLDIGPRPSWRNLRVPLDDLPLEANAVRLVVADEGSGADDWVAVTPPRVPRTQTLNDLLGSSTPVMIDWSVGLQFPCQRPFDHRLGVAEVPEYRILPDRPAAIMTTLWQDHFGGGPLGWIDLLQSGRTIPTYLRDDWDRDWGGLEQYERLAPDAAPAQLDTETVRRSGMWTPAPIITAYP, from the coding sequence GTGACCGACAGCGCTGTGGACGATCCGATCCGCCCTCCCACCCCGGCGATCGAGAAGACCGTCCCCGATCTGTCGAAGCCGCGCCTGCTCGCGGTGCTCGCGTCGCTGATCGCGATCGTCTCGACGCTCTCGATCCCGTTCCTGCCGGTCCAGCAGGAGGCCGCGTCCCTGTCCTGGCCGCAGGACGGCACCACCACCGGCGTCGAGGCCCCCCTCGTCTCGTACGCGCCGTTGAGCCTCGACGCGGATATCCCCTGCACCGCCGTCGCCCCGCTCGCCGCCGGCGGCGGCGGGGTGCTGCTCTCGACGGCCCCACCGGGAGCCGCCGACGCCGAGCGCTACGGTCTCGTCGCCCGGGTCACCGCGGGAGAACCGGCACAACTCCAGGTCACCGTGCGCGACCGCATCATGCTGTCCGAGCCGGTGACCACGCTCACCGACTGCACCGTCGAGATCCGCGCGGACTCGTCCCGGACCACGGTGGGCGTCTCCGACCGCGCACCGACCGTGTTCGAGGGCGACCTGCGCCCCCAGATGGTGGGTATCTTCACCGACCTCGACGGCGCCGCCCCGACCGGCATGCGGGTGGACGCCGAACTCGACTCCCGCTTCTCCTCGAGCCCGTCGGCGATCAAGCTGGTCGCGATGGTCGTGGGCATCCTGGCCACGGCACTCGCCCTCCTCGCACTGCACCGGCTGGACGCGAGCGACGGCAGGCGCTCGCGCCGGTTCCTCCCCCAGCGGTGGTGGAGTTTCACCGGCCTGGACGCGGTCGTCATCGGCACGCTGGTGCTGTGGCACTTCATCGGTGCCACCACGTCCGACGACGGCTACCAGTTCACGATGGCCCGGGCGTCCGAGCACGCGGGGTACATGTCCAACTACTTCCGTTGGTTCGGTGTCCCGGAGGCCCCGTTCGGCACCCCCTACTACGACCTTCTCGCACTCATGGCGAACGTGAGCACGGCGAGTCCGTGGATGCGGCTGCCTGCACTGCTGGCGGGCATCGTCGGGTGGCTGGTGATCAGCCGGGAGGTCGCACCCCGGCTCGGGGCCGCGGTGCGCGGCAGCCGGATACCGCTGTGGACCGGCGCCCTGGTGTTCCTCGCCTTCTGGCTGCCGTACAACAACGGCCTGCGCCCGGAACCGATCGTCGCCGTCGGTGTGCTGCTCACCTGGTGCTCGGTGGAACGCGCCATCGCCACCCGGCGGTTGCTCCCGGCCGCGGCGGCGATCCTCATCGGCGCGATCACCGTGACCTCGGGACCGTCCGGCCTGATCTGCTTCGGCGCGCTGATCGCCGGGGCCCGCCCGGTCATCCAGATCGTGACCGCGCGCGCCCGCAGCATCGGCTACCTCGCCGCCGTCGGGCCGCTGATCGCGGCCGGCACCGTGATCCTCGCCGTCGTGTTCTCCGACCAGACCCTGGCCGCGGTGCTCCAGATGCAGAAGGTGCACGCGATCGGGCCGGACGAGCCGTGGTTCGGCGAGCACATGCGCTACCAGTGGCTGTTCAACATCAGCGCCGACGGCTCGCTGGCCCGTCGATTCGGCGTGTTGGTGATGATCCTGTCGATCCTGGTCTGCACCCTGGTGATGCTGCGCAAGGGCGGACGCATTCCGGGCACGTCCGCGGGCCCGTCGCGGCGCATCGTCGGGATCACCCTCGCCGCGATGCTGCTGATGATGTTCACGCCGACGAAGTGGACCCACCACTTCGGCATCTATGCCGGTCTCGCGGGGTCACTGGCGATCCTCACCGCCGTCGCGGTGGCTCCGGCGGTGATGCGTTCCCGACGCAACCGTGCGCTGTTCGGCGCCGCCGTCCTGTTCGTGCTCGCACTGTCGTTCACGGGCAGCAACGGCTGGTGGTACGTCTCCGCCTACAGCGTGCCCTGGTGGGACAAGCCGGTGTCGATCGCCGGGCTCGGCGCCGGAACCATCCTGCTGGCCGCAACCGTGGCGATGCTGTTGCTCGCGGCGTGGTGCTTCTTCCGCGAGCCGTTCCGGGGCGGGGACGAACCGGTCTCCCGCTGGTGGGCGATCCCACCGCTCACCGTGGCCGCCGCCGCCATGGTGCTGTTCGAGGTGCTGTCCCTGTCCAAGGGAGCGGTGTCCCAGTACCCGGCGTTCTCGCTGGCCCGGTCCAACGTCGAGGCGGTTGCCGGGGACTCGTGTGGGCTGGCCCGCGACGTGCTCGTCGAGACCGATCCGAACGCCTCGATGTTGATGCCGCTCACCGGCGACGTCCCGGGCGCGCTCGGCGCGGAGACCAACGTCGGATTCGATCCCAACGGCGTCGCCGGAGACCTGCGAGCGGACGAGCAGGCCGCCTCGGAAGGTATGGCGAACTCGGTGGACAACGAGGACGGCCAATCCAGCAGCGCCGCCGGCACCGGCGGCGGACAGGGTGCCGTGGGCGTCAACGCCAGCACCGTGGCGCTGCCGTTCGGGCTCGACCCGGCGACCACCCCGGTGCTCGGCAGTTTCGGGTTTCCCGAGCCCGCGTCGCTGACGTCGAGTTGGTATCAACTGGACCGGGACGGCGACATCATCTCGATCGCCGTCGCCGGGAGTGTGCGTTCGGTCAACTCGGACGGCATCGTCACCGACGGCCCGTCGGTCGAGGTCGAGTACGGTTCGCGCCGCACCGACGGCGCGGTCGACGTCCTCGGGCGCGCCCAGCCACTCGACATCGGCCCCCGGCCGTCCTGGCGGAATCTGCGTGTCCCGCTGGACGATCTGCCGCTCGAGGCGAACGCGGTCCGACTGGTGGTCGCCGACGAGGGCTCCGGTGCCGACGACTGGGTCGCCGTCACCCCGCCGCGAGTGCCCCGGACCCAGACGCTGAACGATCTTCTCGGCTCGTCGACGCCGGTGATGATCGACTGGTCGGTGGGTCTGCAGTTCCCGTGCCAGCGGCCGTTCGATCATCGCCTCGGCGTGGCGGAGGTGCCGGAGTACCGCATCCTCCCGGACCGGCCTGCGGCGATCATGACGACGCTGTGGCAGGACCACTTCGGCGGCGGACCGCTGGGATGGATCGATCTGCTGCAGTCGGGCCGGACGATTCCGACCTATCTGCGCGACGACTGGGATCGCGACTGGGGCGGACTCGAGCAATACGAGCGCCTCGCCCCTGATGCGGCGCCCGCGCAGCTCGACACGGAGACCGTCCGCCGGTCCGGGATGTGGACACCCGCACCCATCATCACCGCCTACCCCTGA
- a CDS encoding isopenicillin N synthase family dioxygenase — MTDTFTTIPTIDVSGLQSADSAVRRAAIDELGRAAREVGFAQIVGHGVSPRLFDTLTTAATRFFALPHEEKMRVYIGHSTNHRGYVPAGEEVFAGGTPDRKEAFDLSLDLPADHPDYLAGNPLLGPNQWPELDGFAESVMSYYDAVFALGRSVLRAFAASLGEPEDLFDRFVGTPPSQLRLIHYPYDASADDRPGIGAHTDYEVFTLLKPTAPGLEVMNGRGEWIDVPYRDDAFVLNTGDLLEIWTNGVFVATSHRVRKVAEERYSFPLFFNVDYDTPVAPLERFVGADGPGYAPVVAGEHLFAQTAQSFRYLQQRRARGQITLPEGARPLYSLGREAGAGLH, encoded by the coding sequence GTGACCGACACGTTCACCACCATTCCCACGATCGACGTCTCGGGCCTGCAGTCCGCCGACTCGGCAGTACGTCGGGCCGCCATCGACGAACTCGGCCGAGCGGCCAGGGAGGTCGGCTTCGCACAGATCGTCGGCCACGGCGTGAGTCCCCGACTGTTCGACACCCTGACGACGGCGGCGACACGGTTCTTCGCGCTGCCCCACGAGGAGAAGATGCGGGTCTACATCGGCCACTCGACCAACCACCGCGGGTACGTACCCGCGGGCGAGGAGGTGTTCGCAGGCGGAACACCCGACCGCAAGGAAGCATTCGATCTCTCGCTCGATCTGCCCGCCGACCATCCCGACTACCTCGCGGGCAACCCGCTGCTCGGACCGAACCAGTGGCCCGAACTCGACGGATTCGCGGAGTCCGTCATGTCCTACTACGACGCGGTGTTCGCCCTCGGCCGGAGCGTTCTGCGTGCCTTCGCGGCGTCGCTCGGTGAACCGGAGGACCTGTTCGACCGCTTCGTCGGCACTCCCCCGTCCCAGCTGCGGCTGATCCACTATCCGTACGACGCCTCCGCCGACGACCGGCCGGGTATCGGCGCCCACACGGACTACGAGGTGTTCACGCTCCTCAAGCCGACCGCGCCCGGGCTCGAGGTGATGAACGGGCGGGGCGAGTGGATCGACGTCCCCTACCGTGACGACGCGTTCGTCCTCAATACCGGTGACCTGCTGGAAATCTGGACGAACGGCGTCTTCGTCGCGACGTCGCACCGAGTGCGCAAGGTCGCCGAGGAGCGGTACTCGTTCCCGCTGTTCTTCAACGTCGACTACGACACCCCGGTCGCACCGCTCGAGCGGTTCGTCGGCGCGGACGGACCCGGGTACGCACCGGTCGTCGCCGGGGAACACCTCTTCGCGCAGACCGCCCAGAGCTTCCGCTACCTCCAACAGCGCCGGGCCCGCGGCCAGATCACTCTGCCCGAAGGCGCCCGCCCGCTGTACTCGCTCGGCCGCGAGGCCGGCGCCGGACTCCACTGA
- a CDS encoding sodium:solute symporter family protein — protein MIITGVAVCLAVLLAAGFYSTRKVRGKTGNFLLAGRSLSAPVVAVILMSQVVDSNATLGSADLAASFGFWAGAAMPIGIALSVLLVGLFFARKLRATEIVTLPEFFARRFGRGTEVTASVLTVASFGILLAGNLVALGFLLEYFIGISYSWAVLALIPFVLAYTMAGGMFASVYTGIVQFGILTVGSISLAFWVGFGPGFSAPEGLGIGGMGQLTSAAEGAAINWATILALGLGNLVAIDLMQRVFSARSPETAQRACFSAAAGILVLCVPLSLVALAAVTIVGEDAAHGPILYVLLGEYAPAWLGITVISGLVIASLTTVSGILLSTATVLVRNVLRVGGEHAEMSADVMKATRLAMLPMAALGAIVALRVPQTGILLTLTFDLLLASIVVPFILGLYWKRGDARAVAAAVVTGITVRVGFFVLTPTIYGVDNTLLYFPNDLVGAEVDGWTTFLAAGVSLAAYVLVATFAAPRTPTLPQAPAPVAPVAEPRQAPAPAGVAG, from the coding sequence ATGATCATCACCGGTGTCGCGGTCTGTCTGGCAGTACTCCTGGCCGCCGGCTTCTACTCGACTCGCAAGGTGCGCGGCAAGACCGGCAACTTCCTGCTCGCCGGACGCTCACTGAGCGCCCCTGTCGTCGCCGTCATCCTCATGTCGCAGGTGGTCGACTCCAACGCCACGCTCGGCAGCGCAGACCTCGCGGCGTCGTTCGGATTCTGGGCCGGCGCGGCGATGCCGATCGGTATCGCACTCAGTGTGTTGCTCGTCGGGCTGTTCTTCGCGCGCAAGCTCCGGGCCACCGAGATCGTCACGCTGCCGGAGTTCTTCGCCCGTCGCTTCGGGCGCGGCACCGAGGTCACCGCCTCCGTCCTCACCGTCGCGAGTTTCGGAATCCTGCTCGCGGGCAACCTCGTTGCGCTCGGCTTCCTGCTCGAGTACTTCATCGGAATCAGCTACTCGTGGGCCGTACTCGCCCTCATCCCGTTCGTGCTCGCCTACACGATGGCGGGCGGAATGTTCGCGAGCGTGTACACCGGGATCGTCCAGTTCGGAATCCTCACCGTCGGCAGCATCTCTCTCGCGTTCTGGGTCGGTTTCGGCCCCGGCTTCAGCGCACCGGAGGGGCTCGGCATCGGCGGCATGGGCCAGTTGACGAGCGCCGCGGAAGGGGCAGCGATCAACTGGGCGACCATCCTCGCTCTCGGACTGGGCAATCTGGTGGCGATCGACCTGATGCAGCGCGTGTTCTCGGCCAGGTCACCGGAGACCGCCCAGCGTGCCTGCTTCTCGGCCGCCGCGGGCATTCTCGTTCTCTGCGTACCGCTTTCCCTGGTCGCGCTGGCGGCTGTGACGATCGTCGGCGAGGACGCCGCGCACGGGCCGATCCTCTACGTGCTGCTCGGTGAGTACGCACCAGCCTGGCTCGGCATCACGGTCATCTCCGGCCTGGTGATCGCCTCGCTCACCACCGTCAGTGGCATCCTGCTCTCGACGGCAACGGTGCTCGTACGCAACGTGCTCCGAGTCGGCGGCGAGCACGCCGAGATGTCCGCGGACGTCATGAAGGCCACCCGGCTCGCCATGCTCCCGATGGCCGCGCTCGGTGCGATCGTGGCGCTGCGGGTTCCGCAGACCGGGATCCTGCTCACCCTCACGTTCGACCTGCTCCTGGCCAGCATCGTCGTGCCGTTCATCCTCGGGCTGTACTGGAAGCGGGGTGATGCGCGGGCGGTGGCGGCGGCCGTGGTCACCGGCATCACCGTGCGGGTCGGGTTCTTCGTGCTCACCCCCACCATCTACGGCGTCGACAACACGCTGTTGTACTTCCCGAACGACCTCGTCGGGGCGGAGGTCGACGGGTGGACCACCTTCCTGGCGGCCGGTGTCTCGCTCGCCGCGTACGTGCTCGTTGCGACGTTCGCCGCGCCCCGGACGCCCACTCTGCCGCAGGCCCCGGCGCCCGTCGCGCCTGTCGCCGAACCCAGGCAGGCGCCCGCTCCCGCCGGTGTCGCCGGGTAG
- a CDS encoding LacI family DNA-binding transcriptional regulator — MRAKRPTLADVAERAGTSTAVVSYVLNNGPRPVSDALRARVVEALDELNYRPDRIAQALRRPRRWRQVGLLVPDLSMPLFRTLVARVEFEARERRHLTMIGSTGFDPEREVEFARSFTDVGIDGLLVVGAVDAPATAELCARARIPVVWVHNSRGRIEAPVIGADHVAAGRLATRHLVDEHGCDDVVFVGGFTAEEVRHGDRETVAQRLQGFRSVVGESAEVVGTDLSAAGAYAAVGDFLRRRGRVPQGMVVGTYGQSAAAVRAVTDAGLGVPGDIRIVGFDADTANDYRQISLTAVQQRIDAIAGRALGCLLDESGSGGADPAPDWSDVLLNLRESCGCAAGGGPVRP; from the coding sequence GTGAGAGCCAAACGCCCTACCCTCGCCGACGTCGCGGAACGCGCCGGAACGTCCACGGCGGTGGTCAGCTACGTGCTGAACAACGGTCCGCGTCCGGTGTCGGACGCGCTCCGTGCCCGAGTCGTCGAGGCACTCGACGAATTGAACTATCGGCCCGACCGTATCGCGCAGGCGCTACGGCGCCCACGGCGATGGAGGCAGGTCGGGCTCCTCGTCCCCGATCTCTCGATGCCGTTGTTCCGGACGCTCGTGGCCCGCGTCGAGTTCGAGGCGAGGGAGCGCCGGCACCTGACCATGATCGGCAGCACCGGGTTCGACCCCGAACGGGAAGTGGAGTTCGCCCGGTCCTTCACCGACGTGGGCATCGACGGACTGCTGGTCGTCGGTGCGGTCGATGCGCCGGCCACCGCCGAACTCTGTGCTCGGGCACGTATTCCGGTGGTCTGGGTGCACAACAGCCGGGGCCGGATCGAGGCGCCCGTCATCGGCGCGGACCATGTCGCCGCCGGGCGGCTGGCGACGCGGCACCTCGTGGACGAACACGGCTGCGACGACGTCGTCTTCGTCGGCGGGTTCACCGCGGAAGAGGTCCGGCACGGGGACCGGGAGACCGTCGCCCAGAGGCTACAGGGGTTCAGGTCGGTGGTCGGGGAGAGTGCCGAGGTGGTCGGGACCGACCTGTCGGCCGCGGGTGCCTACGCCGCGGTCGGCGACTTCCTCCGGCGCCGCGGTCGTGTTCCGCAGGGAATGGTCGTCGGCACCTACGGCCAGTCCGCAGCCGCCGTTCGTGCGGTCACCGACGCGGGCCTGGGTGTCCCCGGCGACATCCGGATCGTGGGATTCGACGCCGACACCGCCAACGACTACCGGCAGATCAGCCTCACCGCGGTACAGCAGCGGATCGACGCCATTGCCGGGCGCGCCCTCGGCTGCCTCCTCGACGAGAGCGGATCCGGTGGCGCGGATCCGGCACCGGACTGGTCCGATGTCCTGCTGAATCTCCGCGAATCGTGTGGATGTGCCGCGGGAGGAGGCCCCGTTCGTCCGTGA
- a CDS encoding aryl-sulfate sulfotransferase: MAYVRVTEVTFYDPEIAYESYVLFTGADSVTRLIDLAGAVAHEWPHPGVPPRLLDPAVNGGRVGDIGVQLSDSGDPRGGIYANGTIGQLDWSGERVWEWGHQAPGGAARQNHDWELLPNGNRLILVTVPRVVEALGSATVGDQGLYEVDPNGEIVWTWLAGDHLGELGFSEAGWHALRETVARDPDDPWGYLEMNSAKTLGANRWHDRDPGTVFHPDNVLVSFRKANIVALIEKSSGSVVWKLGPYFDATPGEQHQRINVHKVPRPLDQISGQHNPHMIAPGLPGAGNILVFDNQGGAGYPPAALGIYAGSRVLEIDPTTEQIVWQYTAEDSGLPPWEFFSSFVSNAQRLPGGNTLVTEGMRGRLFQVTPDGDVAWEYHSPYLGRGVAGEPEVREPRVPGVDRLTVTPLVYRAQAVPFDWVPEGTAKTPPRAVDRRPHR, from the coding sequence ATGGCATACGTACGAGTCACCGAAGTCACTTTCTACGACCCCGAAATTGCATACGAGAGCTACGTTCTCTTCACCGGAGCCGACTCGGTCACTCGCCTGATCGACCTCGCCGGGGCGGTGGCACACGAATGGCCGCACCCGGGGGTTCCGCCCCGCCTCCTCGACCCCGCCGTCAACGGCGGACGCGTGGGCGACATCGGAGTACAACTGTCCGACAGCGGTGATCCACGGGGCGGGATCTATGCCAACGGAACGATCGGTCAGCTCGACTGGTCCGGCGAACGGGTCTGGGAGTGGGGCCACCAGGCACCCGGAGGAGCCGCCCGCCAGAACCACGACTGGGAACTCCTCCCGAACGGCAATCGGCTGATCCTGGTCACCGTGCCCCGCGTGGTGGAAGCCCTGGGCTCCGCCACCGTCGGCGACCAAGGCCTCTACGAGGTGGACCCGAACGGCGAGATCGTGTGGACATGGCTGGCCGGCGACCACCTCGGCGAGTTGGGATTCTCCGAGGCCGGATGGCACGCCCTCCGCGAGACGGTGGCCCGCGACCCCGACGATCCCTGGGGCTACCTCGAGATGAACAGCGCCAAGACGCTGGGCGCCAACCGATGGCACGACCGCGATCCGGGCACGGTGTTCCATCCCGACAACGTCCTCGTCAGCTTCCGCAAGGCCAACATCGTCGCGTTGATCGAGAAGTCCTCCGGATCAGTCGTGTGGAAGCTCGGGCCGTATTTCGACGCCACGCCCGGAGAACAGCATCAGCGCATCAACGTCCACAAGGTTCCCCGGCCCCTCGATCAGATCTCCGGGCAACACAACCCCCACATGATCGCCCCGGGGCTCCCCGGCGCCGGCAACATCCTCGTCTTCGACAATCAGGGCGGCGCCGGCTACCCCCCTGCCGCACTGGGCATCTACGCCGGTTCACGGGTACTCGAGATCGATCCCACGACGGAGCAGATCGTGTGGCAATACACGGCCGAGGATTCGGGACTCCCACCGTGGGAGTTCTTCAGCTCCTTCGTCAGCAACGCGCAACGCCTTCCCGGCGGCAACACGCTCGTCACGGAGGGGATGCGGGGACGACTCTTCCAGGTGACGCCCGACGGAGACGTCGCCTGGGAGTATCACAGCCCGTACCTGGGCCGCGGTGTCGCCGGCGAGCCGGAAGTACGGGAACCCCGGGTGCCGGGCGTCGACCGACTCACGGTGACCCCCTTGGTCTACCGCGCGCAGGCAGTGCCCTTCGACTGGGTTCCGGAAGGCACGGCGAAGACCCCGCCACGCGCCGTCGATCGCCGCCCGCATCGCTGA
- a CDS encoding ABC transporter permease, whose translation MTTSVRSTTSENRLAASPPPPPTTWRSRLGTWVPHSRTLGWTVVGLALAALVWTLVVATGRFPRELFPSVPEIAWAGHTLWADGLLTGDVAASLQRAATGFVTGAVAGIAAAMITANTTAGRNLLQPVLRLLAPIPTIGLVPLAILWFGLGESSKMLVIALGVFVPVWINSHAGLATTPVDYLKAARCLGAGRMQTLARVVLPEAAPDIVSGLRVGAAMAFVLIVVAEMTGTTAGLGYRIYQAQLFSQADRLIFCLIVLGVVGALCDLAISSATSPLTRWAREEH comes from the coding sequence GTGACCACCAGCGTACGAAGCACGACCTCGGAGAACCGCCTCGCGGCCTCGCCACCCCCACCGCCGACGACATGGAGATCCCGACTCGGGACATGGGTGCCGCACTCGCGCACACTCGGCTGGACGGTCGTCGGGCTCGCCCTGGCCGCCCTGGTGTGGACGCTCGTCGTCGCCACGGGACGATTTCCGCGCGAGCTGTTCCCGAGCGTTCCCGAGATCGCGTGGGCCGGTCACACGCTGTGGGCCGACGGCCTGCTGACCGGCGACGTCGCGGCCAGCCTCCAACGGGCCGCCACCGGCTTCGTCACCGGGGCGGTCGCAGGAATCGCTGCCGCGATGATCACCGCGAACACGACCGCCGGTCGAAATCTCCTGCAACCCGTCCTCCGGCTCCTGGCACCGATACCCACGATCGGCCTCGTGCCGCTGGCAATCCTCTGGTTCGGCCTCGGCGAGAGCAGCAAGATGCTGGTCATCGCCCTGGGCGTGTTCGTTCCGGTCTGGATCAACAGCCATGCGGGCCTGGCGACGACCCCGGTCGACTACCTGAAGGCCGCGCGGTGTCTCGGTGCGGGCCGAATGCAGACCCTGGCACGCGTGGTCCTCCCCGAAGCCGCTCCCGACATCGTGTCGGGCCTGCGCGTCGGCGCCGCGATGGCGTTCGTGCTGATCGTCGTCGCCGAAATGACCGGTACGACAGCAGGGTTGGGGTATCGGATCTATCAGGCCCAGCTGTTCTCCCAAGCCGATCGGCTGATCTTCTGCCTGATCGTCCTCGGCGTCGTCGGCGCTCTCTGTGATCTCGCGATCTCCTCGGCCACGTCACCACTCACCCGTTGGGCCCGTGAGGAGCACTGA
- a CDS encoding ABC transporter ATP-binding protein, with amino-acid sequence MTIRTHDLVVRFPRQPEPTLDGIDITVAEGSFRVLVGASGSGKSTLLHCLAGLITPTAGTVTDNGEVVRAPDPCRGVAFQRDVLFPWMSVADNIDFALRARGLRTAQRRSRTAELLDLVGLSPSVGGQRPSELSGGMRQRVGIARVLAGEPAVMLMDEPFAALDALTRLKMQDLLIDLWTTLGRTVVFVTHDIDEAIRLADTVSVLRGGRIVEQISNPLPRPRPADSLADQPGYSALRKTLHHELGVDHAHR; translated from the coding sequence ATGACCATCCGGACACACGACCTCGTCGTCCGATTTCCCCGCCAACCGGAGCCGACGCTCGACGGCATCGACATCACCGTTGCGGAAGGATCGTTCAGGGTGCTCGTCGGAGCATCCGGCAGCGGGAAGTCGACCCTGCTGCACTGCCTCGCCGGACTGATCACACCGACCGCCGGCACGGTCACCGACAACGGCGAGGTGGTGCGGGCCCCCGACCCCTGCCGGGGCGTCGCGTTCCAGCGGGACGTCCTCTTTCCCTGGATGAGCGTCGCCGACAACATCGACTTCGCCCTCCGCGCCCGTGGTCTGCGAACGGCACAACGGCGTTCCAGGACAGCGGAACTGCTCGACCTCGTCGGACTCTCCCCGAGTGTCGGAGGACAACGGCCCAGCGAACTGTCCGGAGGCATGCGGCAACGGGTCGGTATCGCGCGGGTGCTGGCCGGGGAGCCCGCCGTCATGCTCATGGACGAGCCGTTCGCTGCGCTCGACGCACTGACCCGGCTGAAGATGCAGGACCTTCTCATCGACCTGTGGACGACACTCGGCCGGACGGTCGTGTTCGTCACCCACGACATCGACGAGGCCATCCGCCTCGCGGACACGGTGAGCGTCCTGCGCGGTGGACGGATCGTCGAACAGATCTCCAATCCCCTCCCCCGTCCACGTCCCGCCGACTCGCTCGCGGACCAGCCCGGCTACAGCGCGCTGCGCAAGACCCTCCACCACGAACTCGGGGTGGACCATGCCCATCGGTAG